In Brevibacillus brevis NBRC 100599, a single genomic region encodes these proteins:
- a CDS encoding methyl-accepting chemotaxis protein, with protein MKWTIGKKLGSAFALILVIMLFMGITTIVKMEQMNQNMVEMNTNWRPGLEDILKINMTLETVYGVTQTMLTTENMDDKDKYAKQIDDQFAYMDGLLASYEKTAFGEEDRNNLEGLKKALKKYEEFNPQYVAIAKKVDIRRPATDADMAELGRIKKKASELFVERKKYLDAMMTYNSEGAQRAGTESAELYESVNRDLNITLVISIIACVALAVVLTSSIRRPILRLMEEMKKVADGDLRVEPLVVKSRDEILDLANSFNEMTSSLTTVIRQVGGTSDQVAASAEQLTASADQTSRATEQIAVTVQEVAAGVDRQVASVENGSKSIDDMSRGIRQIANNAQQTSNMVSEVANMAGEGNQSIQAAVQQMNAIHDSMRELSSVVDGLGNHSQAIGEIIEVITGIADQTNLLALNAAIEAARAGEHGRGFAVVADEVRKLAEQSAQSAQKIAQLISTIQTDTKVAVESMETGTREVQEGIRVVHRAGETFGQIQNSIGTVADQIHDVSASAQEVSAHSEQVVQAMELVSEVSNLTADGTQNVSAATQQQLASMEEIASSATALSNMAEELQHMIRRFKV; from the coding sequence ATGAAATGGACGATCGGAAAAAAATTGGGTAGTGCGTTCGCGCTGATCCTGGTCATCATGCTGTTTATGGGGATCACGACCATTGTCAAGATGGAACAAATGAATCAGAATATGGTGGAAATGAATACGAACTGGCGCCCAGGTCTGGAAGATATTTTGAAGATCAACATGACGCTGGAAACCGTTTATGGAGTTACGCAAACCATGCTTACGACAGAGAACATGGATGACAAGGACAAGTACGCAAAGCAAATCGATGACCAATTTGCCTATATGGACGGCTTATTGGCAAGCTATGAAAAAACGGCTTTTGGTGAAGAAGACCGTAACAATCTGGAAGGATTGAAGAAGGCGCTGAAAAAATACGAGGAATTCAATCCGCAATACGTGGCAATCGCCAAAAAGGTCGACATCAGAAGGCCAGCTACCGATGCAGACATGGCCGAGCTTGGTCGCATCAAGAAAAAAGCCAGTGAATTGTTTGTAGAACGTAAGAAATATTTGGATGCCATGATGACGTATAACAGTGAGGGAGCACAACGCGCTGGCACAGAAAGCGCGGAACTGTATGAGTCAGTCAATCGGGACTTGAATATTACCTTGGTTATATCTATCATTGCGTGTGTGGCGCTAGCTGTCGTACTGACGTCAAGCATCCGTCGACCGATCTTGCGTTTGATGGAAGAGATGAAGAAAGTGGCTGATGGTGATTTACGTGTGGAGCCATTGGTTGTCAAAAGTCGTGACGAGATTTTGGATCTGGCGAATTCGTTCAATGAGATGACTAGCAGTTTAACTACGGTCATTCGTCAGGTAGGCGGAACTTCCGACCAGGTAGCCGCATCGGCTGAGCAATTGACGGCAAGTGCAGATCAGACGAGCAGGGCCACTGAACAGATTGCTGTTACTGTTCAAGAAGTGGCAGCAGGCGTTGATCGCCAGGTAGCGAGTGTAGAGAATGGGTCGAAATCGATTGATGATATGTCACGAGGAATTCGTCAAATCGCAAATAACGCACAGCAAACATCCAATATGGTGAGCGAAGTCGCCAACATGGCAGGAGAAGGGAACCAGTCGATTCAGGCAGCCGTTCAACAAATGAATGCGATCCACGATTCCATGCGTGAGCTTTCATCCGTGGTAGACGGTCTAGGCAATCATTCTCAAGCAATTGGAGAGATCATCGAGGTTATTACAGGCATTGCGGATCAAACCAATCTGCTCGCCCTCAATGCTGCGATTGAAGCAGCGCGCGCAGGAGAGCACGGACGTGGATTCGCGGTTGTTGCAGATGAAGTACGGAAGCTGGCAGAGCAATCGGCACAGTCCGCCCAAAAAATCGCGCAGTTGATCAGTACGATTCAGACAGATACAAAAGTCGCGGTCGAATCGATGGAAACAGGCACACGGGAAGTACAAGAAGGGATTCGCGTCGTTCATCGTGCGGGCGAAACCTTCGGTCAGATTCAGAACTCGATTGGCACAGTAGCTGACCAGATTCACGATGTGTCTGCATCTGCCCAGGAAGTGTCCGCCCATTCCGAACAGGTCGTACAAGCGATGGAGCTGGTCAGCGAGGTTTCCAACCTGACTGCTGATGGCACGCAAAACGTTTCCGCTGCTACACAGCAGCAGCTCGCTTCTATGGAGGAAATCGCTTCGTCGGCAACAGCTCTTTCCAATATGGCAGAAGAGCTGCAGCACATGATTCGCCGATTCAAAGTATAG
- a CDS encoding ankyrin repeat domain-containing protein, with the protein MYKLILTAIPFGMLLTGCMDESSTTAPVVTTAQQQQQPATSQPQPQPEKKRTLSQEEVKELNKKLLFAAAEGKTDEVKASLAAGAEINAQDDRGRTAAMAATHGNHVETVKVLIEAGADINIQDDRQDNPFLYAGAEGYLEILKLVIDAGPDTKIYNRFGGTPLIPAAEHGYVEVAKELLTRTDVDVNHVNNPGWTAMMEAIVLNDGGKNQQEIVQLLIDHGADVNIPDSEGKTPLYRAKERGYHEIVQILQKAGAR; encoded by the coding sequence ATGTACAAACTCATCCTCACTGCAATTCCATTCGGAATGCTGCTGACTGGCTGCATGGATGAATCGTCCACAACAGCTCCGGTTGTAACGACCGCACAGCAGCAACAACAACCAGCAACATCACAGCCACAACCTCAACCAGAGAAAAAACGAACGCTATCTCAAGAAGAAGTGAAAGAACTGAACAAAAAGCTGCTCTTTGCAGCAGCCGAGGGCAAAACCGATGAAGTCAAGGCTAGCTTGGCAGCAGGGGCTGAGATAAATGCACAGGATGATCGTGGAAGAACAGCGGCGATGGCGGCAACACACGGCAACCATGTGGAAACAGTGAAGGTCCTCATTGAAGCAGGAGCTGACATCAATATTCAGGACGACCGGCAAGATAACCCGTTCTTGTATGCAGGAGCAGAAGGATACCTAGAAATATTGAAGCTGGTTATCGATGCAGGTCCAGATACGAAGATTTACAACCGCTTCGGAGGAACACCGTTGATTCCGGCGGCAGAACATGGGTATGTGGAAGTAGCAAAGGAACTTCTTACCCGGACGGATGTAGACGTCAACCATGTGAACAATCCGGGCTGGACAGCAATGATGGAAGCAATCGTATTGAACGATGGCGGAAAAAACCAACAAGAGATTGTCCAGTTGCTAATCGACCACGGTGCTGATGTAAACATCCCGGATAGCGAAGGAAAAACACCTCTATATCGTGCAAAAGAACGGGGGTATCACGAGATTGTACAAATCCTGCAAAAAGCAGGAGCACGCTAA
- a CDS encoding flavin reductase family protein codes for MTSHTTIQPKILYYGTPVVLLTTENEDGSTNISPISSSWALGNFVILGLGFGSHGLENLRQRPECVINLPDASMWQQVEALAPLTGSNPVPDYKRELGFRYEANKFQAANLTPVDSDIVRPKRVGECPLQLEAVVRTIRFPEYADMFAIVETEVRHVHADKQIVQSAHHVNPQAWNPLIYNFRHYFGLGDQLGKTYRSET; via the coding sequence ATGACAAGCCATACGACCATTCAACCGAAGATTTTATATTACGGAACTCCCGTTGTCCTGTTGACGACTGAAAATGAAGATGGTTCAACGAATATCAGTCCCATTTCATCGTCATGGGCGTTAGGAAATTTTGTCATTCTGGGGCTCGGGTTCGGCTCGCATGGATTGGAAAATTTGCGTCAGCGTCCGGAGTGTGTTATCAATTTGCCGGATGCTTCGATGTGGCAGCAAGTGGAAGCGTTGGCTCCGCTAACAGGCAGCAATCCCGTACCTGACTATAAAAGGGAGCTGGGCTTCCGCTATGAAGCGAATAAGTTTCAGGCAGCCAATTTGACTCCTGTTGACTCTGACATCGTTCGTCCAAAGCGAGTGGGAGAATGTCCGCTTCAACTCGAAGCAGTCGTTCGCACCATCCGTTTTCCGGAATATGCCGACATGTTTGCGATCGTGGAGACAGAAGTGCGTCACGTCCATGCAGACAAACAGATTGTACAGAGTGCTCATCACGTGAACCCCCAAGCGTGGAATCCGCTGATCTACAACTTCCGCCATTATTTTGGTCTCGGTGATCAGTTGGGAAAAACATATCGATCAGAAACGTAG
- a CDS encoding helix-turn-helix domain-containing protein yields MLVWMLRKVMAERGVWTGAALARLLKEKANYSLSPASISALLTSQPKQMKTETLDALCTALECTPNDLWAYTPPNRVKGA; encoded by the coding sequence ATGCTTGTCTGGATGTTGCGAAAAGTAATGGCAGAAAGAGGAGTTTGGACGGGAGCCGCTTTAGCAAGGCTGTTGAAAGAGAAAGCAAATTACAGTCTGTCTCCAGCCTCCATCAGCGCTTTACTAACCAGTCAGCCCAAACAAATGAAAACTGAGACACTTGATGCACTCTGTACAGCTCTAGAGTGTACACCAAATGACTTGTGGGCATATACACCGCCTAATAGAGTGAAGGGAGCATAA
- the def gene encoding peptide deformylase: protein MAVKQILPFGDPILRKVAKPVEELNEKTFKLLDEMAETLYAADGRAGLAAPQIGILRRVVVMDCGDGLIELINPEIIERSGEQIGMEACLSFPGYYGNVKRAEHVKVKTLNRQGEEMILAGDGFLAVCMQHEIDHLDGILFVDHVQEKWLYHEKTRQKVDVLEVIRLTKKA from the coding sequence ATGGCAGTGAAACAGATTTTGCCTTTTGGAGACCCGATTCTGCGCAAAGTAGCCAAGCCAGTGGAAGAGCTGAATGAGAAAACGTTCAAGCTACTGGATGAGATGGCAGAAACCTTATATGCCGCGGACGGCCGTGCTGGCCTTGCCGCACCTCAAATCGGCATTCTTCGCAGGGTGGTTGTTATGGATTGCGGAGATGGATTAATTGAGCTCATTAACCCAGAAATCATCGAAAGAAGTGGCGAACAAATCGGAATGGAAGCTTGCTTATCTTTTCCGGGTTACTATGGCAATGTAAAGAGAGCCGAGCATGTAAAAGTAAAGACATTGAACAGACAAGGCGAGGAAATGATCCTTGCGGGAGACGGATTCCTTGCTGTTTGCATGCAGCATGAAATCGATCATTTAGACGGAATTTTATTTGTGGATCATGTTCAGGAAAAATGGCTGTATCATGAAAAAACAAGACAAAAAGTCGATGTGCTGGAAGTGATCCGCTTAACAAAAAAGGCCTAA
- a CDS encoding ZIP family metal transporter, whose product MEQLLIGSFLSAMATGVGALPILFFKSVSHRWRDILLAFTAGIMVAASTFSLIPQALQSAPFIIVCLGVLTGTLMLTVLESIIPHIDLEHTRINISMDSQSLLILAAITLHNIPEGLSVGVSYSSEQSGLGGLISFAIGLQNAPEGFLVALFLINQKVSRFKAFMLATLTGAVEIVSGICGYYLTSVVHGLVPYGLSFAAGAMLFIVYKELIPESHGDGHARSATFSFILGLLVMIGLVQSFG is encoded by the coding sequence ATGGAACAACTACTGATAGGTAGCTTTCTATCTGCCATGGCTACAGGTGTGGGCGCCTTGCCTATCCTTTTTTTTAAGTCGGTATCACATCGATGGCGGGATATATTGCTGGCGTTTACGGCTGGAATTATGGTGGCTGCCTCGACATTCAGTCTGATCCCACAGGCACTTCAGAGCGCGCCATTTATTATCGTTTGTTTGGGAGTGCTTACCGGAACATTGATGCTTACGGTGTTGGAAAGCATTATCCCGCATATCGATCTGGAGCATACGAGAATCAACATTTCGATGGATTCGCAATCGCTGCTAATCTTGGCCGCGATTACCTTGCACAATATACCAGAGGGCTTGTCCGTGGGCGTGAGCTATTCGAGTGAACAGTCTGGCTTGGGTGGGCTGATATCTTTTGCAATCGGTCTGCAAAATGCTCCAGAAGGCTTCCTGGTTGCCCTCTTCCTGATCAATCAAAAGGTCAGTCGCTTCAAGGCCTTTATGTTAGCAACGCTGACTGGAGCAGTCGAAATCGTCTCCGGGATCTGTGGGTATTATCTGACCTCTGTGGTTCACGGTTTGGTGCCATATGGGCTTTCCTTTGCCGCGGGCGCGATGTTGTTTATCGTTTACAAGGAACTTATCCCCGAAAGTCATGGCGATGGTCATGCTCGTTCCGCAACTTTTTCTTTCATCCTAGGACTTTTGGTCATGATTGGACTAGTTCAGTCATTTGGATGA
- the motA gene encoding flagellar motor stator protein MotA: MEKSTLIGIVLGIVAVVVGMILKHASPMSLLNPAAIMIIIVGTIAALFNAFPMSEMKRIPALFKIIFKEQKLPEKRELIGQFMNWASIARREGLLALENTSDEIEDPFLRNGMKMIIDGGEPDFVRDVLNEEIHAIEERHQAGALVFSQAGSYAPTLGVLGAVVGLIAALGNLSDIDALGISIAAAFVATLLGIFTGYVLWHPFATKLKRKSKAEIEIKKIMVEGLLSIQAGVSPTAIEQKLLVYIPYQERAEMKEEMKEEKREEGAAVNG, translated from the coding sequence ATGGAAAAGTCTACCTTGATAGGTATAGTTTTAGGTATTGTCGCAGTAGTGGTCGGGATGATCTTGAAGCATGCAAGTCCTATGTCATTACTGAATCCAGCAGCAATTATGATCATCATCGTAGGTACTATTGCTGCCCTTTTCAACGCGTTTCCCATGTCGGAAATGAAGCGTATTCCAGCCCTTTTCAAGATAATTTTTAAAGAACAAAAGCTCCCTGAAAAAAGAGAATTGATCGGTCAGTTTATGAACTGGGCTTCCATCGCTCGTCGCGAAGGATTGCTTGCACTGGAAAACACTTCTGATGAGATTGAAGATCCATTTCTGCGTAACGGTATGAAAATGATCATTGATGGTGGGGAACCGGATTTTGTTCGGGATGTTTTGAATGAAGAAATTCACGCCATTGAAGAGCGCCATCAGGCAGGGGCCCTTGTCTTTAGCCAAGCGGGAAGCTACGCTCCGACACTCGGGGTATTGGGTGCGGTTGTCGGTCTGATTGCCGCCTTAGGTAACTTGAGTGACATCGATGCATTGGGTATCTCCATTGCGGCTGCGTTCGTAGCAACCTTGCTCGGTATTTTCACGGGTTACGTATTATGGCACCCGTTCGCGACCAAGCTCAAACGAAAATCAAAGGCAGAAATTGAAATCAAAAAAATCATGGTCGAAGGATTGCTCTCCATTCAAGCGGGTGTATCCCCGACTGCGATTGAGCAAAAGCTGCTGGTTTACATTCCATACCAAGAGCGTGCGGAAATGAAAGAAGAAATGAAGGAAGAGAAGAGGGAGGAAGGAGCTGCGGTAAATGGCTAA